In a single window of the Gloeocapsa sp. PCC 73106 genome:
- the cysS gene encoding cysteine--tRNA ligase translates to MTLVVYNTLTRRKEVFQTIEPERVFLYCCGITVYDYCHLGHARTCLVWDVVRNYLEWRGYRVQYIQNFTDIDDKILNRAKAEGTSMEAVAERFIEAYFSDMESLKIKRADFYPRATHSLDGIKKLVAQLEQKGYAYATEGDVYYAVSRFVDYGKLSGRKLEDLQAGASGRVDATEAKKKDPSDFALWKGAKPGEPSWESPWGKGRPGWHIECSAMVKEHLGETIDIHVGGSDLIFPHHENEIAQSEAVTGKPLANYWLHNGMVKVDGEKMSKSLGNFTTIRDLLARPVDPMAVRLFILQAHYRKPIDFTTEALEAATGGWQTLKEGLLFGEIYSDRLNWDSPPSSSLTEPILKRFQSAVDDDFNFAEGLAILFEIAKELRRQGNLLLHQGQTSIDSVSLQAQWYSLVELAGVLGFSVERDAKEEPTGLRDEEIETMILQRQQARQQKNYAESDRLRDHLQALGITLIDQPGGVTRWHRE, encoded by the coding sequence ATGACCTTAGTTGTTTATAATACCCTTACTCGTCGTAAAGAAGTTTTTCAGACTATTGAACCTGAACGGGTTTTTTTATATTGCTGTGGTATTACTGTATATGATTATTGTCATTTAGGTCACGCTCGTACCTGTCTAGTGTGGGATGTGGTCCGTAATTACCTAGAGTGGCGAGGGTATCGAGTACAATATATCCAAAACTTTACCGATATAGATGATAAAATTCTCAATCGTGCTAAAGCAGAAGGAACCTCCATGGAAGCGGTTGCAGAGCGCTTTATTGAGGCTTATTTTAGCGATATGGAGAGTTTAAAGATTAAAAGAGCGGATTTTTATCCTCGTGCTACTCATAGCTTGGACGGGATTAAAAAATTAGTAGCACAACTAGAACAAAAAGGTTATGCTTACGCGACCGAGGGAGACGTGTATTACGCGGTGAGTAGATTTGTCGATTATGGTAAGCTATCGGGACGTAAACTAGAAGACTTACAAGCAGGTGCTAGTGGTAGAGTGGACGCGACTGAAGCTAAGAAAAAAGATCCCTCTGATTTTGCGCTGTGGAAAGGAGCTAAACCCGGGGAACCCTCTTGGGAATCGCCCTGGGGTAAAGGGCGCCCCGGTTGGCATATAGAATGTTCAGCTATGGTAAAAGAACATTTAGGAGAGACTATAGATATTCACGTGGGTGGGAGCGATCTCATTTTTCCTCATCATGAAAACGAAATAGCCCAGTCAGAAGCAGTGACGGGAAAACCTTTAGCTAACTATTGGTTACACAACGGTATGGTTAAAGTAGATGGAGAGAAAATGTCCAAATCTTTAGGGAACTTTACCACTATCAGAGATTTATTGGCGCGTCCAGTAGATCCCATGGCAGTACGCTTATTTATCCTACAAGCTCACTACCGCAAACCTATCGATTTTACTACCGAAGCTTTAGAAGCGGCTACAGGGGGGTGGCAAACCTTGAAAGAGGGTTTATTATTTGGAGAAATCTACAGCGATCGCCTTAATTGGGATTCTCCCCCATCAAGTTCCTTAACTGAACCCATTTTAAAACGTTTTCAAAGCGCTGTAGACGATGATTTTAACTTTGCTGAAGGTTTGGCTATTTTATTCGAGATCGCTAAAGAATTGCGTCGTCAGGGAAATCTGTTGCTACACCAGGGACAAACTTCCATAGATTCAGTCAGTTTACAAGCCCAATGGTATAGTTTGGTTGAATTAGCGGGGGTATTGGGTTTTAGTGTGGAAAGAGACGCTAAAGAAGAACCAACGGGTTTAAGAGACGAGGAAATAGAAACAATGATTCTGCAGCGTCAACAAGCGCGACAGCAGAAAAATTACGCCGAGAGCGATCGCCTTAGAGATCACCTACAAGCTTTAGGAATTACCCTAATCGATCAACCAGGGGGGGTTACCCGCTGGCATCGAGAGTGA
- a CDS encoding NAD(P)/FAD-dependent oxidoreductase, with the protein MKQLLYLEVPTSNSQEVIYWLQGTWQPTDGSKKSTPSGVCLELPQVATSFEPIFPENKLSVFVWSLQRTTYLKVFRYGDRAFPQEQLIIKQLEQKIRQYFPQQYSQLPVIDLAEQSIFTALGPYYPQTVKFFQKMPRGEFHLQRVYWWEKKWREQVNQPSTPKQVIFARPESSNTSPSYDLIYLGGALGSIHAAVMARKGYRVLLVERLPFGKMNREWNISRGEIQSLIDLNLFTKTEIEDLIAREYLDGFNKFFDYNNPPHLKAKVLHTPKVLNIAIDAEKLLRLCGEKLLAAGGEIWDETEFVQAEITPDRVLINLVHLPESTQKQATGRLLVDAMGTASPIAWQLNGSRAFDSVCPTVGAVIASGFEPQVWDSNYGDVLNSHGDISRGRQLIWELFPGEGEDLTIYLFHYHQVHRDNPGSLLEMYEDFFAILPEYRRCDPDKLVWKKPTFGYIPGHFSVSDRDRRVAFDRLVMIGDAASLQSPLVFTGFGSLVRNLGRLTVLLDNALKHDLLSAQYLNQIRAYQSNVAVTWLFSKGMMVPTGKSLPPQRVNAILNTFFGLLADEPPLVADTFIKDKTDWLTFTRLALKAAQTNPILLWWIFEMTGYRDLGRWLLSYLVFTLDALKNWLLGRHFAHWLKLCQSWLEKKSPALWFRLLCFQYSLRS; encoded by the coding sequence ATGAAACAACTGTTATATCTAGAGGTTCCCACATCAAATAGCCAAGAAGTTATCTACTGGTTACAAGGAACTTGGCAACCCACTGATGGTTCAAAAAAATCCACTCCCTCAGGGGTTTGTTTAGAACTACCCCAAGTAGCTACAAGTTTTGAGCCAATTTTTCCAGAAAATAAACTCTCAGTGTTTGTCTGGTCTCTACAGCGTACTACTTATCTTAAAGTTTTTCGCTACGGGGACCGAGCCTTTCCTCAAGAGCAACTTATTATAAAACAACTAGAGCAAAAAATTAGACAGTATTTTCCCCAACAGTATTCTCAGTTACCTGTGATCGATTTAGCAGAACAATCGATTTTTACAGCATTAGGTCCCTATTATCCTCAGACGGTAAAATTCTTTCAGAAAATGCCTAGGGGAGAATTTCACTTGCAACGGGTGTATTGGTGGGAAAAAAAGTGGCGAGAACAAGTAAATCAGCCCTCAACTCCCAAACAAGTGATTTTTGCCCGTCCAGAAAGCTCAAATACTTCCCCTAGCTACGATTTAATCTATCTAGGTGGCGCCCTAGGCTCAATTCACGCCGCTGTCATGGCCAGAAAAGGTTATCGAGTTCTCTTGGTAGAAAGACTGCCCTTTGGTAAAATGAATCGGGAATGGAATATCTCTAGAGGAGAAATTCAAAGTCTGATTGACCTTAATCTTTTTACGAAAACAGAAATAGAAGATTTAATCGCTAGAGAATATCTAGACGGTTTTAACAAGTTTTTTGACTATAACAATCCACCTCATTTAAAAGCCAAAGTATTACATACCCCAAAAGTATTAAATATAGCGATAGACGCCGAAAAACTACTACGTTTGTGTGGAGAAAAGTTACTCGCGGCGGGGGGGGAGATTTGGGATGAAACGGAATTTGTACAAGCCGAAATCACTCCTGATCGAGTACTCATAAACCTGGTGCATTTACCAGAATCAACCCAGAAACAAGCCACGGGACGTCTTCTGGTGGACGCTATGGGAACCGCTTCCCCCATTGCTTGGCAATTAAATGGAAGTCGTGCTTTTGATAGCGTATGTCCTACGGTAGGGGCGGTAATTGCTTCTGGATTTGAGCCTCAAGTTTGGGATAGTAATTATGGGGATGTACTCAATTCTCATGGGGATATTTCTCGAGGACGTCAGTTAATTTGGGAATTATTTCCCGGTGAGGGAGAAGATTTGACTATTTATTTATTCCACTATCATCAGGTTCATCGGGATAATCCAGGTTCTTTGTTGGAGATGTACGAGGACTTTTTTGCGATTTTGCCCGAGTATCGCCGTTGTGATCCAGATAAGTTAGTCTGGAAAAAGCCGACTTTTGGCTATATACCAGGTCATTTCAGCGTGAGCGATCGCGATCGCCGGGTAGCTTTTGATCGACTGGTGATGATTGGTGATGCAGCTTCTCTCCAATCTCCTTTAGTGTTTACTGGTTTTGGCTCTTTGGTGCGCAATCTAGGCCGCTTGACCGTTTTATTAGATAATGCCTTAAAGCACGATCTGTTATCTGCGCAGTATTTAAATCAAATCAGAGCTTATCAGAGCAATGTGGCGGTAACGTGGCTCTTTTCTAAGGGAATGATGGTCCCTACGGGTAAATCTCTACCTCCACAAAGGGTTAACGCCATCCTCAATACCTTTTTTGGTCTACTCGCTGATGAACCTCCTCTAGTAGCCGATACCTTTATTAAAGATAAAACCGATTGGTTGACTTTTACGAGATTAGCCCTCAAAGCAGCACAAACAAACCCGATTTTACTCTGGTGGATTTTCGAAATGACGGGTTACAGAGATCTAGGTCGTTGGCTATTGTCTTATCTGGTATTTACTCTAGATGCTTTGAAAAACTGGCTACTCGGACGCCATTTTGCCCATTGGCTCAAATTATGTCAATCTTGGTTAGAGAAAAAGTCCCCCGCTTTGTGGTTTAGATTGCTCTGTTTTCAATACAGTCTCAGAAGCTAA
- a CDS encoding FkbM family methyltransferase — MIKKLIKIVIPAPITDFVKKIRWGYGYRSKAKLSKPYYSSNNTLSCTIAYNKFGGYCIPRSSIHRPAAQKILKGDIHEKETIEFMTSKCGQGDIVHAGTFYGDFLPALSAACSPTAKVWAFEPNPESYRCASITIMINNLSNINLINAGLGSTKNFATLVTKDHRGVNLGGGSTIQELNSSEVDRGAITVPIVTLDEILPEDRQVSVIQLDVEGYEKQALAGAMKTIQRCLPIIILETVPEDSWMSENILSLGYSFNGKVLGINKVFEPDHDTALEKKSTQVLKVDKAG, encoded by the coding sequence ATGATCAAGAAATTAATAAAAATAGTAATCCCAGCTCCAATTACAGATTTTGTGAAAAAAATAAGATGGGGATACGGGTACCGCAGCAAAGCTAAACTCAGCAAACCTTATTACTCATCTAATAATACACTATCTTGCACAATAGCATACAATAAGTTCGGTGGCTACTGTATTCCCCGCTCATCTATCCATCGCCCAGCAGCCCAAAAAATCCTCAAAGGTGATATCCACGAAAAAGAAACCATTGAATTTATGACCTCAAAATGTGGTCAAGGCGATATAGTTCATGCAGGAACATTCTATGGCGACTTTTTGCCGGCTCTTTCTGCTGCTTGTTCTCCCACTGCTAAGGTTTGGGCTTTTGAGCCTAATCCGGAAAGTTATCGTTGCGCTTCAATAACCATTATGATTAATAACTTGAGCAATATTAATTTAATCAATGCTGGATTAGGTAGTACCAAAAACTTTGCCACGTTGGTTACCAAAGATCACAGAGGAGTAAACCTGGGAGGTGGAAGCACAATCCAAGAATTAAACTCCAGTGAAGTTGATAGAGGTGCGATCACAGTGCCCATCGTGACTCTCGATGAGATTTTACCCGAAGATAGACAAGTTTCTGTAATACAATTGGATGTGGAAGGTTATGAAAAACAAGCTCTAGCAGGGGCCATGAAGACCATTCAGCGATGCCTCCCTATTATAATATTAGAAACTGTGCCAGAAGATAGTTGGATGTCAGAAAATATTTTGAGTTTGGGATACAGCTTTAACGGTAAAGTTTTGGGAATAAATAAAGTGTTTGAACCGGATCATGATACAGCTCTTGAAAAAAAGTCAACCCAGGTTTTAAAAGTAGATAAAGCTGGTTAA
- a CDS encoding pirin family protein codes for MITIRPAQARGTANFGWLDTKHTFSFGSYYDPQYLGFKTLRVINEDKIQPSQGFGTHSHRDMEIITYVLDGELEHKDSIGNGSIIRPGDIQRMSAGTGIAHSEFNASNTAPVHLLQIWILPEISGIEPSYEQKYFAPEEKQGKFKLVGSRDGRDNSVTIHQDVNLYVATLDQDEQVKYCVGDRRSVWMQIARGKVEMNEQILNAGDGVAIEEDKEICWKAIALKSEILLFDLG; via the coding sequence ATGATCACCATACGTCCCGCTCAAGCAAGAGGAACGGCTAATTTCGGTTGGCTCGATACTAAACACACTTTTTCTTTTGGAAGTTATTACGATCCTCAATATCTTGGTTTTAAAACTCTGCGGGTAATCAATGAAGATAAAATTCAACCAAGTCAAGGATTTGGGACTCACAGTCATCGCGATATGGAAATTATTACCTACGTTCTAGATGGAGAATTAGAACATAAAGATAGTATTGGCAATGGCTCAATTATTCGTCCCGGAGATATTCAGAGAATGTCCGCGGGAACAGGAATCGCCCATAGTGAATTTAATGCTTCTAACACCGCGCCAGTTCATCTTCTGCAAATCTGGATCCTACCGGAAATCAGTGGAATTGAACCAAGTTACGAGCAAAAATACTTTGCTCCTGAGGAAAAACAGGGAAAATTCAAACTGGTGGGTTCAAGAGATGGTAGAGATAATTCAGTAACGATTCATCAAGACGTTAATCTCTACGTTGCTACGCTTGATCAAGATGAACAAGTTAAATATTGCGTTGGGGATCGCCGTTCAGTCTGGATGCAAATCGCCCGGGGAAAGGTAGAAATGAATGAACAAATCCTCAACGCAGGAGATGGTGTAGCAATCGAGGAAGACAAAGAAATATGCTGGAAAGCGATCGCCTTAAAGAGCGAAATCTTATTATTTGACCTGGGTTGA
- the lipA gene encoding lipoyl synthase has translation MWSSEVRNLPTWLRTPVGRASEISTVQKIIKQRQIHTICEEGRCPNRGECYAQKTATFLLMGQTCTRACAFCQVDKGHAPMLLDPEEPQKVASAVQLLSLRYVVLTSVARDDLTDGGAGWFVKVMETVRELNQETQIEVLTPDFWSGKNAEIKQKERVELVTTARPACYNHNLETVERLQGPVRRGAQYDRSLSVLSLVKEFNPAIPTKSGLMLGLGETEAEIKQTLQDLRSVDCDRLTLGQYLRPSLDHLPVEKYWTPQEFDQLGDFARSLGFKQVRSGPLVRSSYHAGD, from the coding sequence ATGTGGAGCTCAGAAGTCAGAAATTTACCCACTTGGTTACGTACCCCCGTCGGTAGAGCCAGTGAAATCTCAACGGTACAAAAAATTATTAAGCAACGCCAAATTCATACCATTTGTGAGGAGGGGCGTTGTCCTAACCGAGGCGAGTGCTACGCTCAAAAAACAGCAACTTTTTTGCTGATGGGACAAACTTGTACCCGCGCCTGTGCTTTTTGTCAGGTAGATAAAGGTCACGCCCCCATGCTTCTAGATCCAGAAGAACCCCAGAAAGTCGCCTCGGCGGTGCAATTACTAAGCTTACGCTACGTTGTACTTACTTCGGTAGCTAGAGATGATCTAACCGATGGGGGGGCCGGTTGGTTTGTCAAGGTGATGGAAACAGTTCGTGAACTCAATCAGGAAACTCAGATCGAAGTTTTAACCCCGGATTTTTGGAGCGGTAAAAATGCTGAAATCAAACAAAAAGAAAGAGTAGAGTTAGTCACAACGGCCAGACCTGCTTGTTATAATCACAATCTAGAGACAGTAGAACGTTTACAGGGTCCAGTCAGAAGAGGAGCCCAATATGATCGCTCATTGAGCGTTCTGAGTCTAGTCAAAGAATTTAACCCGGCTATCCCTACTAAATCGGGTTTAATGTTGGGACTAGGCGAGACGGAAGCGGAAATTAAACAAACTCTTCAAGATTTAAGAAGTGTCGATTGCGATCGCTTGACTTTGGGTCAGTATCTGCGCCCTTCCTTAGACCATCTTCCGGTAGAGAAATATTGGACACCCCAAGAGTTTGACCAACTCGGTGATTTTGCTCGTTCTCTTGGCTTTAAGCAGGTGCGATCGGGTCCCTTGGTGCGTAGTTCTTATCACGCTGGAGATTAA
- a CDS encoding response regulator, with product MANRKILVIDDSRVIRRCVKDMLPEGQFEVLEAEDGAEGWNLIRSTEPNLIMLDFFLPKMSGWDVYQEIQKQQQLKAIPLVLMSGRKEEVTGKIQEPFVDFAFVEKPFDQKQLIEAIKDAMQKAKKHAVAKPAAVSGDPQAMAAEIQALKVTIVKMQEEMKTMKKQFNQVVQFIKQKLG from the coding sequence GTGGCTAATCGGAAGATTCTTGTTATTGACGATAGTAGAGTCATTAGACGATGTGTAAAGGATATGTTACCAGAGGGACAATTTGAGGTTCTTGAAGCCGAGGATGGCGCTGAAGGATGGAATTTAATCCGCAGCACTGAACCTAATTTGATTATGCTCGATTTCTTTTTACCTAAAATGAGTGGTTGGGACGTTTATCAAGAAATTCAAAAGCAACAACAGCTTAAAGCAATACCTCTGGTTTTGATGTCCGGTCGTAAAGAAGAGGTCACAGGCAAAATTCAAGAACCTTTTGTCGACTTCGCTTTTGTCGAAAAACCTTTTGATCAAAAACAACTGATCGAAGCCATCAAAGACGCGATGCAAAAAGCGAAAAAACATGCCGTTGCTAAACCTGCAGCTGTATCTGGGGATCCCCAAGCTATGGCGGCTGAAATTCAAGCTCTCAAAGTTACCATCGTCAAAATGCAGGAGGAAATGAAAACGATGAAGAAACAATTTAATCAAGTCGTACAGTTTATTAAACAAAAATTGGGCTAA